A window of Thermosynechococcus sp. NK55a contains these coding sequences:
- a CDS encoding FHA domain-containing protein, with protein MMRFPDVDKQAWLIVRSQGVVVGKYHLTGKACWKIGRGSDCDIIIHDPYISRHQATIELRPRGNAVVYLIRDNNSRNGTVVNGTPLSDERVLHHGDIIMMGDTDLTFHYTSPSVTPNVLQRS; from the coding sequence ATGATGCGCTTTCCAGATGTTGACAAACAAGCATGGCTGATTGTGCGCTCCCAAGGCGTGGTGGTGGGCAAGTATCACCTCACAGGAAAAGCGTGCTGGAAAATTGGCCGCGGCAGCGACTGTGACATTATTATTCATGATCCCTATATTTCCCGGCATCAGGCAACCATTGAACTGCGGCCTCGTGGCAATGCCGTAGTGTATCTAATCCGTGACAACAATAGTCGCAATGGTACAGTGGTTAACGGTACTCCTCTATCGGATGAGCGGGTATTACACCATGGGGACATTATCATGATGGGGGATACAGATCTCACATTTCACTATACGAGTCCATCAGTTACACCGAACGTGTTGCAGCGCTCTTGA
- a CDS encoding 7-carboxy-7-deazaguanine synthase QueE yields the protein MSVKEQQIKDYSSLAQIALPLVEIFSAIQGEGANVGCRQIFIRLAGCDLRCTYCDSAHTWFVPSHALIEEQSGDRHFQAIPNPVPAAHILEAVQQLNTPPIHDSISLTGGEPLLHAATLAPFLPLLKAHSSLPLYLETGGHHPEALQLILPAIDSVGMDIKLPSVSGECHWSAHEVFLRLCDRASVEVFCKVIISRTTDPADLDRLSTLVASVNPHIPVFLQPVTPVGTGRCTPPPTPEQVLKWQGQLKARLTHVRVIPQTHKFLGQR from the coding sequence ATTTCTGTAAAAGAGCAGCAAATTAAGGATTATTCCTCCCTTGCGCAGATTGCGCTTCCCTTGGTGGAGATCTTCTCAGCCATTCAAGGGGAGGGCGCCAATGTGGGGTGTCGGCAAATATTTATTCGCTTGGCAGGCTGTGATCTACGCTGCACCTATTGTGACAGTGCTCATACATGGTTTGTTCCCTCCCATGCCCTGATTGAAGAGCAGAGTGGCGATCGCCACTTTCAAGCCATCCCCAACCCCGTCCCTGCTGCCCATATTCTCGAAGCCGTACAGCAGCTCAATACTCCGCCAATCCACGACAGTATTAGCCTCACCGGCGGCGAACCCCTGCTTCATGCCGCAACGCTGGCACCATTTTTGCCCCTCCTCAAGGCCCACAGCTCCCTGCCCCTCTACCTTGAAACGGGCGGACATCATCCAGAGGCGCTTCAACTCATTCTTCCCGCTATCGATAGCGTGGGTATGGACATCAAGCTCCCCAGTGTCAGCGGTGAATGCCATTGGTCAGCCCATGAAGTCTTTTTGCGCCTGTGCGATCGCGCCTCTGTTGAGGTCTTTTGCAAAGTGATTATTTCCCGCACCACTGATCCGGCCGATCTCGATCGGCTCAGTACCCTTGTGGCCAGCGTAAACCCCCATATCCCCGTCTTTCTCCAACCTGTGACGCCCGTAGGTACCGGTCGCTGTACCCCCCCACCCACCCCTGAGCAAGTCCTCAAGTGGCAAGGGCAACTCAAGGCACGGCTGACCCACGTGCGCGTCATTCCCCAAACCCATAAATTTCTCGGCCAGCGCTAG
- the cobN gene encoding cobaltochelatase subunit CobN, which produces MHRILTFNDLTIATDNSNVAFLQQSSAPIVILTGADTDIALLAQAYHQLPKDFPSLRLANLLHLQAAAAIDDYGDRVLGKADVVVIRLLGGRSYWSYGLEVAQQMVSDRGGQLILLPGDDRPDLELMSLSSWPLAQVDRLWHYFCEGGLENIRRALEFIGHYGCGWGAPPRPPQRIPRWGVYPIQGKIARDWPQVGILFYRAHYLAGNTAVIETLAQALMQRQLAPVAVFVSSLQDPEIQRGLLAAWQGKVELILNTTGFAIAKANEVNLWQQLDVPVLQVILSSSTFETWQQNPQGLTPRDLAMHVVLPEVDGRIITRAVSFKAIAQIQPEVETTVTTYVPVGDRLDWVSELAANWLKLRRKAPAERRIALILANYPCRDGRLANGVGLDTPNSTVALLRALQQAGYDLGPNPLPKDGDALIQHLSRYRTNDPEGNHWRLPRYTLSLDTYQHYFRNLPRAVQAAINQRWPAPTTDLPIAGDCWGNIFVGVQPSRGYDRDPSLNYHAPDLEPTPEYLAFYFWLRHVFGADAIVHVGKHGNLEWLPGKGIALSDTCFPEIALGPVPHFYPFIVNDPGEGAQAKRRAQAVILDHLTPPLTRAELYGGLETLSHYIEEYYAAEQFDRPRLSVLRQQIETLVQELDLDQEIPPPRPQETWLEWLARTDGYLCDLRDAQIRDGLHILGQCPQGRQLRDLMVAIARTPSDQHRGLTRALAQDQGVDLDPLTADPTAPSPVPGYRSVGEWQNALEAEAAKWVESLLLGTPDFPCGRATQQVLDWIRTVLYPALQQTRQEIDHFLHGLNGGYVPSGAAGAPTRGRPDVLPTGRNFYAVDLRAVPTEAAWALAERAAAALIERYCQEQGDFPRTLGLSVWGTATMRTGGDDIAQALALLGVRPVWEGASRRVVDLEVIPLSLLGRPRVDVMLRISGFFRDAFPNLIALFDEAVQRVSQLPEPPDQNPLAAQVAKETEYWQQQGLPLDQARERACFRIFGSKPGAYGAGLQGLIEAQNWQGDEDLARAYIHWSSYAYTGEAHSHNAAEALEQRLSQLQVVLQNQDNREHDLLDSDDYYQFQGGLTVAVRSRSGQQPTVYFGDHSRPEQPKIRTLQEELLRVYRSRVINPKWLAGIKRHGYKGAFEMAATVDYLFGYAATARCVPDYVFTGIAQTYLLDSAMQAFVARHNPWALRDMAERLLEAAQRQLWQAPDPQMLDRLRSLALEAEGLIEGNSAP; this is translated from the coding sequence ATGCATCGAATTCTTACGTTCAATGATCTGACTATTGCTACAGATAACAGCAATGTTGCATTTCTACAGCAAAGTAGTGCTCCCATTGTTATTTTAACGGGAGCGGATACGGATATTGCTCTGCTGGCCCAAGCCTACCATCAACTGCCAAAGGATTTTCCGTCGCTGCGCCTTGCTAACTTACTGCATTTACAAGCGGCAGCAGCCATTGATGACTATGGCGATCGCGTTCTGGGGAAGGCCGATGTTGTGGTGATTCGCCTCTTGGGGGGACGCAGCTATTGGAGCTATGGTCTCGAGGTGGCACAGCAAATGGTCAGCGATCGGGGGGGACAGTTGATTTTGCTGCCGGGGGACGATCGCCCCGATCTAGAACTGATGAGCCTCTCCAGTTGGCCACTGGCGCAAGTTGATCGCCTCTGGCACTACTTTTGTGAAGGAGGATTGGAGAATATTCGCCGGGCCCTTGAGTTTATTGGCCACTACGGCTGCGGTTGGGGGGCTCCTCCCCGCCCTCCCCAAAGGATTCCCCGCTGGGGCGTTTATCCTATTCAGGGGAAAATAGCAAGGGATTGGCCACAGGTGGGCATTCTCTTTTACCGTGCCCATTACTTGGCGGGCAACACCGCTGTGATTGAGACCCTTGCTCAGGCCTTGATGCAGCGGCAATTGGCGCCTGTTGCCGTGTTTGTCTCCTCGCTCCAAGACCCAGAAATTCAACGGGGACTGCTGGCAGCATGGCAGGGCAAGGTAGAACTGATTCTCAATACAACGGGGTTCGCGATCGCCAAAGCCAACGAGGTCAATCTGTGGCAGCAGTTGGACGTTCCCGTTTTACAGGTCATTCTCAGCAGTAGCACGTTTGAAACATGGCAGCAAAACCCCCAAGGGCTCACCCCCCGGGACTTAGCAATGCATGTGGTTTTGCCGGAGGTGGATGGCCGCATCATTACCCGTGCCGTGTCCTTTAAGGCAATAGCACAAATTCAACCAGAGGTGGAAACCACCGTGACCACCTATGTCCCAGTGGGCGATCGCCTAGACTGGGTCAGTGAACTGGCCGCCAACTGGCTGAAGCTCCGCCGCAAAGCCCCAGCTGAACGCCGCATTGCCCTCATCTTAGCCAACTACCCCTGCCGCGATGGTCGCCTTGCCAACGGCGTCGGCCTTGATACCCCCAACAGTACCGTGGCACTGCTCAGGGCACTGCAACAGGCGGGCTATGATCTTGGCCCTAACCCCTTACCCAAGGATGGCGATGCCCTAATCCAACACCTCAGCCGCTATCGCACCAACGACCCCGAAGGCAATCACTGGCGGCTGCCCCGCTATACCCTCTCCCTTGACACCTACCAGCACTATTTTCGGAACCTACCAAGGGCAGTACAGGCGGCCATTAACCAACGCTGGCCGGCACCCACCACCGATCTCCCCATTGCGGGTGACTGTTGGGGGAACATTTTTGTCGGCGTCCAACCCAGTCGGGGCTACGATCGCGACCCCAGTTTGAATTACCATGCCCCCGATTTGGAACCTACCCCAGAGTATCTCGCCTTTTACTTTTGGTTGCGCCATGTCTTTGGGGCGGATGCAATTGTCCATGTGGGCAAGCACGGCAATCTCGAATGGCTGCCGGGCAAAGGGATAGCCCTCAGTGATACCTGCTTCCCTGAAATTGCCCTTGGCCCTGTGCCCCATTTTTACCCCTTTATTGTCAACGACCCCGGTGAAGGCGCCCAGGCCAAACGCCGCGCCCAAGCGGTGATTTTGGATCATCTGACACCGCCCCTCACCCGTGCCGAGTTGTATGGTGGCCTAGAGACCCTCAGCCACTACATTGAGGAATACTACGCCGCTGAGCAGTTTGATCGCCCCCGCTTAAGCGTCCTACGGCAGCAAATTGAAACCCTGGTTCAAGAACTAGATCTAGATCAGGAGATTCCACCCCCCCGACCGCAAGAAACATGGCTAGAATGGCTGGCTCGCACCGATGGCTACCTCTGTGATTTACGGGATGCCCAGATTCGCGATGGCCTACATATTCTTGGCCAATGTCCCCAAGGGCGGCAGTTGCGAGATCTAATGGTGGCGATCGCCCGCACTCCCAGTGACCAGCACAGGGGTCTCACTCGGGCTCTGGCACAGGATCAAGGGGTGGATTTAGACCCCCTCACCGCTGATCCAACCGCTCCCAGTCCTGTCCCCGGCTACCGCTCCGTGGGCGAGTGGCAAAATGCCCTAGAGGCAGAGGCGGCAAAATGGGTAGAGAGTTTGCTTCTGGGTACCCCTGATTTCCCCTGTGGCCGCGCAACTCAGCAGGTACTGGATTGGATTCGCACGGTCCTCTACCCTGCCCTGCAACAGACCCGCCAAGAAATTGACCACTTCCTCCACGGCCTCAATGGTGGCTATGTTCCCAGTGGAGCCGCTGGTGCCCCCACTCGCGGTCGTCCCGATGTCTTACCCACGGGACGGAATTTCTATGCAGTGGATCTGCGGGCAGTGCCGACAGAGGCTGCTTGGGCATTGGCGGAACGAGCGGCGGCGGCACTGATCGAACGCTATTGTCAAGAGCAGGGCGACTTTCCCCGTACCCTTGGCCTCTCGGTGTGGGGCACAGCAACAATGCGCACCGGCGGCGATGATATTGCCCAAGCCCTCGCCCTTTTAGGAGTCCGACCGGTCTGGGAAGGCGCCTCACGGCGGGTGGTCGATTTGGAGGTGATTCCCTTGTCGCTGTTGGGTCGGCCACGGGTGGATGTCATGCTGCGCATCTCCGGTTTTTTCCGGGATGCTTTTCCCAACCTCATTGCCCTCTTTGATGAGGCGGTGCAGCGGGTGAGCCAACTGCCAGAACCCCCCGATCAAAATCCCCTGGCCGCTCAAGTGGCCAAAGAAACAGAGTATTGGCAACAGCAGGGTCTCCCCTTGGATCAAGCTCGGGAACGGGCATGCTTTCGCATCTTTGGTTCCAAACCTGGTGCCTATGGTGCCGGACTCCAAGGACTCATCGAAGCCCAAAACTGGCAGGGGGATGAGGATCTTGCCCGCGCCTACATCCACTGGAGTAGCTATGCCTACACTGGGGAAGCCCACAGCCACAATGCAGCGGAAGCCCTAGAGCAGCGGCTCAGTCAACTGCAAGTGGTGCTGCAAAACCAAGACAACCGCGAGCACGATCTCTTAGATTCCGATGATTATTACCAGTTTCAGGGGGGCTTGACCGTTGCGGTGCGATCGCGATCAGGGCAGCAGCCCACGGTTTACTTTGGCGATCACTCACGGCCAGAGCAGCCGAAAATTCGCACTCTGCAAGAGGAACTGCTGCGGGTCTATCGCTCCCGCGTCATTAATCCCAAATGGCTAGCAGGCATCAAGCGTCATGGCTACAAAGGCGCCTTCGAAATGGCGGCCACGGTAGATTATCTCTTTGGCTATGCCGCTACGGCTCGCTGTGTACCCGATTATGTGTTTACAGGCATCGCCCAGACCTATTTGCTCGATAGCGCAATGCAAGCCTTTGTGGCACGCCATAATCCTTGGGCACTGCGGGACATGGCTGAGCGACTCCTGGAAGCTGCCCAACGCCAACTGTGGCAGGCACCTGATCCGCAGATGTTAGACCGCCTGCGATCGCTCGCCCTTGAGGCCGAAGGTTTAATTGAGGGCAACAGTGCCCCCTAG
- a CDS encoding FxLYD domain-containing protein, with the protein MLKRHPLPFPLWLTGIVLLGAIAPLPALAQRVAGDIVIIGNSPSEWGRNQRYWNHLLNLSGAAAASAPTTPGASQEVDPKALEQELLRNIRVSQPQLEPVIRLPGSSVVKGTVTNNNRQPVTIQSINYEIVAANGEILQTGAATPEPATVAPGQTVTFQQMLPTVPADSGARVRLSQPPVLLQGGV; encoded by the coding sequence ATGCTAAAAAGACATCCATTGCCATTCCCCCTTTGGTTAACCGGTATTGTGCTCCTTGGAGCGATCGCCCCTCTGCCGGCCTTGGCACAACGGGTTGCGGGTGACATTGTGATTATTGGCAACTCCCCTTCTGAGTGGGGGCGTAACCAGCGCTACTGGAACCACTTGCTCAACCTTTCTGGAGCAGCCGCCGCTTCTGCACCCACCACACCAGGGGCTTCCCAAGAAGTTGATCCCAAAGCTCTAGAACAAGAGCTCCTGCGCAACATCCGCGTCAGTCAACCCCAGTTGGAGCCGGTTATTAGGTTACCGGGGTCTTCAGTGGTGAAAGGCACAGTTACAAACAACAACCGCCAACCCGTGACCATTCAATCTATTAACTATGAAATTGTGGCTGCCAATGGAGAAATTCTCCAAACTGGTGCCGCCACCCCTGAACCCGCCACAGTGGCTCCGGGTCAAACGGTGACATTTCAGCAAATGCTGCCTACCGTGCCGGCAGATAGTGGCGCACGGGTACGGTTAAGCCAGCCCCCAGTACTGCTCCAGGGAGGTGTCTAG
- a CDS encoding ATP-binding protein, with amino-acid sequence MHQPVFDRILPAFFYERIATVLLAEASHRRATVLTREEVIPSADAPFLVVVAETFALLLQAEPVPQMSTYRVEILTDPRAIARFLRKIRSQVPVNRRPLIRAVLQQLTPLNAKEQMLPADLVIALMAVLSEEMAAQCQSCQPLVTAALNERQAQERLLHQVTTQIRQSLELPELLKTAVDRIREFLDVDRLLVGQFGQTEGELHGQITYESCRNSEIPSVLGIWDECWQWSALPSSSYQRLSQGEAIVVSDIQQFYAEVPCLQSFAAHWQIKSWLIVPIMVQDRLWGVLIAHQCDRPRQWQPQEVEFLTHLSQHLSIAIYQAQIYSELQQQKATLEQRVNERTQALREALSAMEAAHRIKNDFLATMSHELRTPLTCVIGVSATLLRWPLGPLTAKQREYLEIIHESGTHLLELINSILDLSEAELGRSHLHRSAFSIRQLCTDCIEVAKPQAHRHQVNLRHQLMIPPSRDRFWGDYRRIQQILINLLSNAIKFTPARGEVILRAWWKEDELIFQVQDNGIGIPAHLQPLLFQKFQQLDSSFGRAYTGAGLGLALTKQWVDLHHGWIDVESTEGKGSTFTVGLPAIPSDPPPDPPKLKLDVPPLATTDVLVEPEGRIVLVSEDEATATLICSILTTAGYQVIWLVDAEVERLLALTPIAVLLAEPFSYGNVQELVDQLRQRCTPEQLKIFILGSKDNYQGVERYIPLPINPESFLQQVTMGLTSLAISGQ; translated from the coding sequence ATGCACCAGCCCGTCTTTGATCGAATTTTACCAGCATTTTTCTATGAACGAATTGCCACAGTCCTGCTCGCAGAAGCAAGCCATCGCAGGGCAACTGTCCTCACCCGTGAAGAGGTTATCCCGTCTGCCGATGCCCCTTTTCTCGTCGTGGTGGCAGAGACCTTTGCACTGCTATTGCAGGCAGAACCCGTGCCGCAGATGAGTACCTATCGGGTAGAAATTCTCACTGACCCTAGGGCGATCGCCCGCTTTTTGCGCAAAATCCGTAGCCAAGTTCCTGTGAACCGCCGCCCCCTGATCCGCGCTGTCTTGCAGCAACTGACCCCCTTAAATGCCAAGGAACAGATGTTGCCCGCTGATCTGGTGATCGCGCTCATGGCGGTTCTCAGTGAAGAAATGGCCGCCCAGTGCCAAAGTTGCCAACCCCTAGTGACAGCTGCCCTCAATGAACGCCAAGCCCAAGAACGGCTGCTGCATCAGGTGACAACCCAAATTCGCCAGAGCCTGGAGCTGCCTGAACTCTTGAAAACAGCCGTGGATCGCATTCGCGAGTTTTTGGATGTGGATCGGTTGCTGGTGGGGCAATTCGGTCAGACCGAAGGGGAACTGCACGGCCAAATCACCTATGAATCCTGCCGCAATAGCGAAATTCCCTCGGTTTTGGGAATATGGGATGAATGTTGGCAGTGGTCAGCTTTACCTAGCAGTAGCTATCAGCGCCTGAGTCAGGGTGAGGCGATTGTGGTGAGTGACATTCAACAGTTCTATGCGGAGGTGCCCTGCCTCCAGTCCTTTGCCGCTCACTGGCAGATCAAGTCATGGCTAATTGTGCCCATTATGGTTCAAGATAGGCTCTGGGGAGTGCTCATTGCTCACCAGTGCGATCGCCCCCGCCAGTGGCAACCCCAGGAGGTTGAATTTCTCACGCACCTCAGTCAACACCTAAGCATTGCCATTTACCAAGCGCAAATCTACAGCGAACTACAACAGCAAAAGGCCACCCTCGAACAGCGGGTGAATGAACGCACCCAGGCGCTGCGGGAAGCCCTAAGTGCTATGGAAGCCGCCCACCGGATTAAAAACGACTTTTTGGCAACCATGAGTCATGAACTGCGCACGCCCCTCACCTGTGTCATTGGGGTTTCCGCCACCCTACTGCGCTGGCCTCTTGGCCCATTGACAGCAAAACAGCGGGAATATCTGGAAATTATCCATGAGAGTGGTACCCACCTGCTGGAGTTAATCAACAGCATTCTCGATCTCTCGGAGGCAGAATTGGGGCGATCGCACCTCCATCGCAGCGCCTTTTCAATTCGGCAACTGTGTACGGACTGCATTGAAGTCGCCAAACCCCAAGCCCACCGCCATCAGGTGAACCTGCGCCATCAACTGATGATCCCGCCTAGTCGCGATCGCTTTTGGGGAGACTATCGCCGCATCCAGCAAATTCTCATTAACCTGCTCAGCAATGCTATCAAGTTCACGCCTGCCAGGGGGGAAGTGATTCTACGGGCATGGTGGAAAGAGGATGAACTCATTTTTCAAGTGCAGGACAATGGCATTGGCATCCCTGCACACCTACAACCCTTGCTGTTTCAAAAATTTCAACAATTGGATAGCTCCTTTGGCCGCGCCTATACCGGCGCAGGTTTGGGGTTAGCCCTCACCAAGCAGTGGGTGGATCTGCACCATGGCTGGATTGATGTGGAGTCCACCGAAGGCAAAGGCAGTACCTTCACGGTGGGGCTGCCGGCAATTCCTTCAGACCCTCCACCAGACCCCCCTAAACTCAAGCTGGATGTCCCGCCTCTGGCAACAACGGATGTGCTGGTGGAACCTGAAGGGCGAATTGTTCTTGTGAGTGAGGACGAAGCCACGGCCACACTCATCTGCTCGATTTTGACTACCGCAGGCTATCAAGTGATTTGGCTGGTGGATGCTGAAGTGGAACGCTTGCTGGCACTGACCCCGATTGCGGTTCTTTTGGCAGAACCCTTTAGCTATGGCAATGTGCAGGAGTTAGTGGATCAGTTGCGGCAACGCTGCACCCCTGAGCAACTCAAGATTTTCATTTTGGGGTCAAAGGACAATTACCAAGGGGTTGAGCGCTACATTCCCTTGCCCATTAATCCAGAAAGTTTCCTACAACAGGTGACCATGGGGCTAACTTCCCTTGCCATTTCTGGCCAGTAG
- a CDS encoding biotin transporter BioY translates to MEAAIALPNFFNAAGQFVLPTSWAAVPVQPLPVSYQVAAVLFVGCMGGRQAAALSQVAYLILGLSGFQVFSQGGGLGYWHEPTFGYLLGFVPGAWVCGWLAFRPQKRVSLEWLALSSLGGLVLIHVCGALYLSALALAGQLSYPLVELLEQYSLFALPGQLVIVCLVAAVARVLRLILLY, encoded by the coding sequence ATGGAAGCAGCGATCGCCCTCCCCAACTTCTTTAACGCGGCGGGGCAGTTTGTTTTACCCACCTCATGGGCAGCGGTTCCAGTGCAGCCGTTACCAGTCTCCTACCAGGTGGCCGCTGTTCTCTTTGTCGGCTGTATGGGGGGACGGCAAGCCGCAGCTCTCTCACAGGTGGCCTATTTGATTCTGGGGCTGAGCGGGTTTCAGGTTTTTTCCCAAGGGGGCGGCCTAGGCTATTGGCATGAACCGACATTCGGGTACCTCTTGGGTTTTGTGCCGGGGGCCTGGGTCTGTGGTTGGCTGGCCTTTCGCCCCCAAAAACGGGTTAGTTTAGAATGGCTTGCCTTGAGCAGCCTAGGGGGACTGGTGCTCATTCATGTCTGCGGTGCCCTCTACCTCAGTGCTCTGGCTCTTGCAGGGCAGTTGAGTTACCCCTTGGTGGAGCTACTAGAGCAGTATTCACTTTTTGCCTTGCCGGGGCAGTTGGTGATTGTCTGCTTGGTGGCGGCAGTCGCGCGGGTGCTGCGCCTGATTTTGCTGTACTAG
- a CDS encoding DUF928 domain-containing protein — MSAHRFGLAWLLLGTLAMGMGELPVILPSLPAVAQNSSNPASEFDRYMQRGYQLTAKRDYQSALANFRRALSLRPGNRYALMAISNVEAYIARDRYAAQSSHRLTFVPLNRGMPGQRVAGATRFGECTQGSLAKIVAIVPDNNLGMTAVDNPSLFFFVPQSTAKSAELMLLSEAGDLLLAQQVPLNGKAGILPVTVDASKVKLQPGQKYQWIFSLTCKPNEPDANPFVTGWIERAELDRNLARVMTTLAPADRLPLLATSQLWNDTLATLVELQQRNPDNPVIKQQWQDLLKSAGIEPQIVNMPLLR, encoded by the coding sequence ATGTCTGCCCACCGTTTTGGCCTTGCGTGGCTACTCCTTGGTACCTTGGCAATGGGGATGGGTGAGCTGCCAGTCATTTTGCCATCGTTACCTGCTGTTGCCCAAAATTCCTCTAACCCAGCCAGTGAGTTTGATCGCTACATGCAGCGGGGGTATCAACTCACCGCCAAGCGCGACTATCAATCAGCCTTGGCCAATTTCCGCCGTGCCCTTAGTTTGCGTCCTGGTAACCGCTATGCCCTCATGGCCATCAGTAATGTGGAGGCCTATATTGCTCGCGATCGCTACGCTGCCCAATCGAGTCATCGCCTCACCTTTGTGCCCTTAAATCGCGGGATGCCGGGGCAACGGGTCGCAGGCGCCACCCGCTTTGGTGAATGTACCCAAGGCTCTCTGGCAAAAATTGTTGCCATTGTTCCCGATAACAACTTGGGTATGACGGCTGTAGACAATCCCAGTCTCTTTTTCTTTGTCCCCCAAAGCACGGCCAAATCTGCGGAACTGATGCTCCTTTCAGAAGCTGGAGATCTGCTACTCGCCCAACAAGTCCCCTTGAATGGCAAAGCGGGGATTTTGCCCGTAACTGTTGATGCCAGTAAGGTAAAGCTACAACCGGGGCAAAAATACCAGTGGATCTTCTCCCTCACCTGTAAGCCCAATGAACCCGATGCCAACCCCTTTGTGACGGGCTGGATTGAGCGGGCTGAGCTAGATAGGAACCTGGCTCGAGTGATGACCACCCTGGCACCGGCGGATCGCCTGCCCCTTTTGGCCACCAGTCAACTCTGGAACGATACCTTGGCCACCCTTGTGGAGTTGCAGCAAAGGAATCCTGATAACCCTGTAATTAAACAGCAGTGGCAGGATCTGCTCAAGAGTGCGGGTATTGAGCCACAAATTGTCAATATGCCGTTGTTGCGATAA
- the coaE gene encoding dephospho-CoA kinase (Dephospho-CoA kinase (CoaE) performs the final step in coenzyme A biosynthesis.), whose translation MSSPFRLGITGGIACGKSVVAGYLQQQYGVPIVDADILARQGVAVGTPIYQAIVDRYGEGICHNDGTLDRSRLGEIIFAQPQERQWLEAQIHPWVIAEMEQAIDTCEQPLLALVIPLLFEVHLEGLVDHIWVVAATPEQQLARLQQRDRLAGHAAAQRLASQLPLEEKIRRADTVLWNTGSREELYRQVDQAFSLLARNGKGS comes from the coding sequence GTGTCTAGTCCCTTTCGGCTCGGTATCACCGGGGGGATTGCCTGCGGTAAATCTGTGGTGGCTGGTTATTTGCAGCAGCAGTATGGGGTGCCCATTGTCGATGCCGATATATTAGCGCGGCAAGGGGTTGCCGTCGGCACACCCATTTATCAAGCCATTGTTGATCGCTATGGTGAGGGGATTTGCCATAATGACGGTACCCTCGATCGCTCCCGTTTAGGGGAAATTATCTTTGCTCAGCCGCAGGAGCGTCAATGGCTAGAGGCCCAAATCCACCCTTGGGTAATTGCCGAGATGGAGCAAGCGATTGATACCTGTGAGCAACCCCTGCTGGCCTTGGTCATTCCCCTACTGTTTGAAGTACATCTTGAAGGGTTAGTGGATCACATTTGGGTAGTAGCGGCTACCCCTGAGCAACAGTTAGCCCGTCTGCAGCAGCGCGATCGCCTCGCTGGGCATGCAGCTGCCCAACGCCTAGCCAGTCAACTGCCCCTAGAGGAAAAAATTCGGCGGGCAGATACAGTGCTCTGGAATACAGGTTCTCGGGAGGAACTTTACCGTCAGGTGGATCAGGCCTTTTCCCTACTGGCCAGAAATGGCAAGGGAAGTTAG